The following coding sequences lie in one Cryptococcus neoformans var. neoformans B-3501A chromosome 2, whole genome shotgun sequence genomic window:
- a CDS encoding hypothetical protein (HMMPfam hit to Rft-1, Rft protein, score: 116.3, E(): 7.3e-32) has protein sequence MTTPPSTLPASNPLLTARSLVLLQLLSRILTFTLNQSLLRLASPSVFGTAAIQFDLVCSSILFLSREGIRNALLRKSDVEVEPKSQAQIHALSIAPLQLGMVVAPLITGLYLWSSSQSTTSQQGFHLSLILYVASALIELSIEPCYIQVHRSSPPKINVRVQAEGGMAIVKAIVTVTSLVGLGEGRALISFALGQVAGAIWLAVLYIKEFDWNVKSLVSAQKVAGQPRFDADTLSLAVANTGQSLIKHVLTEADRLAVARISPLDDQGGYAVAMNYGSLIARIVFQPFEESLLLYYSNSLSSAATLPLFTFTIRLSLYLSTIIQAFVPPLFPAISSLLLPRQYRDTSASSILSLYLKLYIPCLSLNGVAEAFHTASADPGEVKRQVRWMVASSGVFAGTLFVLTHLPPHYISTNGGSYQLLTPNTEECLVLASCAAMVIRIVYALCHAKRCFLLRKPNLRWLSLLPSVKIMSWACLVRVVLGLLAASGRWERGWKEWAELIGVGGLMGLATLGFIAQAEVGHMKDLRKVMKAEKSE, from the exons ATGACCactcctccttcaacccTTCCAGCATCAAATCCTTTGCTGACAGCCAGATcgctcgtcctcctccaactgCTTTCCCGAATCCTCACCTTCACCCTCAATCAGTCCCTTTTGCGCTTGGCCTCGCCCTCCGTGTTCGGTACTGCTGCCATCCAATTTGACCTTGTATGCTCCAGCATCCTATTTTTGTCACGAGAAGGTATTCGCAATGCTCTTTTGCGAAAAAGTGATGTCGAGGTTGAGCCGAAAAGTCAGGCGCAGATTCATGCCTTGTCAAtagctcctcttcaactgGGCATGGTCGTAGCGCCCCTCATTACTGGACTGTATCTGTGGTCATCCTCTCAAAGCACCACATCGCAGCAAGGATTCCATCTGTCATTGATTCTCTATGTGGCCTCGGCTCTTATAGAGCTCTCAATAGAGCCATGCTATATTCAAGTTCATCGGTCGTCACCGCCCAAGATCAACGTCAGAGTTCAGGCCGAAGGAGGAATGGCTATTGTAAAAGCGATCGTCACGGTAACCAGCCTAGTAGGTCtaggagagggaagagctTTGATCAGCTTTGCCTTGGGCCAGGTGGCCGGAGCTATTTGGTTAGCGGTATTGTATATCAAGGAATTTGACTGGAATGTGAAGAGCCTCGTATCGGCGCAGAAAGTAGCGGG GCAACCCAGATTTGACGCAGATACGCTATCCCTAGCTGTTGCAAACACCGGACAGAGTCTCATCAAACATGTTTTGACTGAAGCCGACAGACTCGCTGTTGCGCGTATAAGTCCGCTTGATGATCAAGGAGGCTATGCTGTCGCTATGAACTATG GTTCTTTGATTGCTCGTATCGTTTTTCAACCATTCGAAgagtctcttcttctgtatTATTCCAACTCTCTCTCATCTGCGGCCACCCTTCCATTGTTCACCTTTACCATCCGCCTTTCTCTGTACCTTTCTACTATCATTCAAGCTTTCGTTCCTCCTTTGTTCCCAgccatctcatctctcctACTTCCTCGTCAATACCGTGACACGTCTGCTTCATCAATCCTCAGTCTATATTTGAAGCTGTATATTCCATGTCTAAGCCTCAATGGTGTTGCCGAAGCTTTCCACACCGCCAGTGCCGACCCGGGAGAAGTCAAGCGACAAGTACGATGGATGGTAGCTAGTTCGGGAGTGTTTGCCGGCACTTTGTTTGTGCTAACCCATCTGCCGCCGCACTACATATCTACAAACGGTGGTTCCTACCAACTCCTTACACCCAACACAGAAGAATGTCTCGTCTTAGCATCATGTGCCGCCATGGTCATTCGTATCGTGTACGCTCTTTGTCACGCTAAGCGGTGTTTCTTACTTCGGAAGCCCAATTTAAGATGGTTGAGTCTGTTGCCGAGCGTAAAGATCATGAGTTGGGCTTGTCTGGTCAGGGTCGTCCTCGGTCTCTTGGCGGCGTCTGGTAGATGGGAGAGGGGTTGGAAAGAATGGGCTGAGCTGATAGGTGTTGGAGGTTTAATGGGCCTTGCAACATTGGGTTTCAT CGCTCAAGCTGAAGTCGGGCATATGAAAGATTTGAGAAAGGTGATGAAAGCTGAGAAATCAGAGTAA
- a CDS encoding hypothetical protein (HMMPfam hit to Kinesin, Kinesin motor domain, score: 318.1, E(): 1.3e-92), whose amino-acid sequence MSKSIACHVRLRPSKPSDGKVNEQGIVINGNKISALNVQGDKRYHFEFEKCHNERSTQEEVFEHVKPLLDQAWKGINTTIFAYGVTGAGKTHTMQGTKEEPGLIPRAVNVILQRRALSPSLINVSMSYVDEVYDLLGSRAEPRKREIRMSAGGHNVIADLIHQPISSWEEFETIYDTASKTRKTASTKLNSSSSRSHAILTIHLEMLGSSDKVNYGKICFTDLAGSENNNLTGNDRERMRESSAINTSLTTLGKVVDALNVIAQRGGDGTGVFVPYRESKLTRLLQGALGGSSLSLLICCLAPGEKFARDTINTLQFGKKSKTVENRLNNDRTDFRRLSQLPPPANFKTINPQAPFKIHAEGCPPLSRPSLGRPALAPLAPNTCHLRQRSKTGFATEGKSDQKEKVAVALTEEQLEKRIQMIVSQEMAHEREKERQLQGQSPQQPIPQVGPSSNIDITSRPHNREAASLSEEEKDNRAKAIVKHARCVHQSHVGDLVNALDLYKKAYEYAPQNQKLAMRITELQLAIEGILPPPRLSGRSGHENRHLPSASHLKRSRAPHGSMSLAELSWEGDEDTHADSKKRPRTEIDNHTLN is encoded by the exons ATGTCCAAATCTATAGCTTGTCACGTCCGTTTGAGACCATCGAAACCGTCAGATGGCAAGGTCAACGAGCAAGGCATCGTTATCAATGGGAACAAGATATCAGCTCTGAACGTTCAAGGGGACAAGCGATATCATTTCGA ATTTGAGAAATGTCACAATGAAAGAAGCACACAGGAGGAGGTTTTTGAGCATGTAAAGCCATT GCTCGATCAGGCTTGGAAAGGGATT AATACTACCATTTTTGCGTATGGGGTTACAGGAGCCGGTAAAACACAT ACCATGCAAGGAACCAAGGAAGAACCTGGGCTCATCCCCAGAGCGGTCAAT GTCATTCTACAGAGACGtgctctttctccttcattgATAAATGTCTCCATGTCATATGTT GATGAAGTATATGATCTACTGGGTTCTCGTGCCGAA CcaagaaagagggaaatcCGTATGAGCGCAGGAGGACACAACGTTATTGCGGATTTGATCCACCAGCCAATCTCATCCTGGGAGGAATTTGAGACTATATATGA CACTGCCTCGAAAACACGTAAAACTGCCTCCACAAAGCTAAATTCCAGTTCTTCAAGATCGCATGCTATTCTTACCATCCATCTCGAGATGTTGGGATCTTCAGACAAAGTAAATTATGGGAAAATCTGC TTCACCGACCTGGCGGGATCGGAGAACAACAACCTCACAGGAAATGATCGAGAGCGCATGCGAGAA AGCTCTGCTATCAACACTTCCTTGACTACATTGGGCAAAGTCGTTGACGCTCTGAACGTTATCGCCCAGAGGGGCGGTGATGGGACAGGTGTATTCGTGCCTTATCGGGAATCAAAGTTGACCCGGCTTCTACAAG GTGCTCTCGGAGGGTCTTCCCTTAGTCTTCTGATTTGTTGTTTGGCTCCAGGGGAGAAATTTGCCAGAGACACAATCAATACTCTTCA GTTTGGGAAGAAATCGAAAACAGTAGAGAATAGACTTAATAACGACAGAACAG ATTTTCGCCGTCTTTCTCAGCTCCCTCCACCAGCCAATTTCAAGACAATCAATCCACAAGCGCCTTTCAAAATCCATGCGGAGGGTTGTCCCCCCCTCTCCAGGCCATCTCTAGGAAGGCCTGCTTTGGCGCCTTTAGCTCCTAACACATGTCACCTAAGGCAGCGTTCGAAGACAGGCTTTGCCACTGAAGGAAAAAGTGAccagaaagagaaagtggCAGTGGCGCTCACGGAGGAGCAATTGGAGAAAAGA ATTCAAATGATTGTGTCCCAAGAGATGGCCCACGAGCGAGAGAAAGAGCGACAGCTTCAAGGCCAATCACCTCAGCAGCCTATTCCTCAAGTGGGGCCATCATCAAATATTGACATCACGTCTAGACCTCACAACCGAGAAGCCGCGTCATtgagtgaagaagagaaagacaaCAGGGCCAAAGCAATCGTTAAGCATGCCAGATGTGTACACCAATCGCACGT AGGGGATCTGGTTAATGCCCTAGATTTGTATAAAAAAGCCTACGAATACGCACCCCAGAACCAGAAACTCGCCATGAG GATCACCGAATTGCAGCTGGCCATTGAAGggattcttcctcccccccgACTCTCCGGCCGTTCAGGTCACGAGAATCGACATCTTCCCTCCGCATCTCATTTAAAGCGATCAAGAGCGCCGCACGGGTCAATGTCGTTGGCAGAGCTTTCTTGggaaggcgatgaagatACCCATGCGGACTCCAAAAAGAGACCAAGGACTGAGATAGATAACCACACCTTGAATTGA